CGTATTGTGGGCTTGTAAACAGTGTCTTCATCCTGGAGGCAGAGGTGTGCGtccatgtgtgtatgtgtgtgtccatgtgtgtgtgtgtgtttagtgggAAGGTAGAGGAAGCAGGAGACAGAAGGGAGATCCATTCGCTGCAAGAGGCACAGAGGGGAAACAGAGACCGAAACAgagaatggagggatggacagagcgagcgtgcacgcgcgcatCCCAGTGTGTGTTCGgggtgtgtgcgcacacacccATGTGTGTTTGCACGGAGAGTGAGGAAGGTTGGGAGTGAGCCGTGTGTGCCGCAGGGTTCGTGAAGGATGATAATTCACCGTTAAGCCTCCTAGAAAGACCAGCTGGCCCCTCTGGAGTCAGATGTCAGCCTCCATAGccaggactgtgtgtgtgtgtgtgcgtgtgcgtgtgcgtgtgtgtttgtcctggcAGTCATGTGTGCGTAAAAGTGTGTGTTATTGCCAGTGGCAGCTTTTGACTGCTAGAAGGAAAACACCTGCACGGGGATCTGTAGATTTTATCAGTCTAAGCTCCCTATCTCAGCGAGAGTGGAACTGGTCagtgcatacacacacacacacacacacccacaccatcTGCTTGTTAGTTGGGGCTATTGTTAAGAGCCATTTGGATAGTGTGTAGAGGTTTGGCTTTGTGCTGATCTTGACATCAGTTGGCCAGCTGGCCTGACTTTGGTTTTCCACTTGGTTGGAACAAGAAAACAAGGCGAACTAGTGTATTCTGCCACAAACATATTATTACTTAAGAGAGCAAATGTGAAATGCGTTTCAGGTAATGGAGTCGCGGGATGACGTGCGAACAAACTGTTATGAAACCCGGTCTTTGGTTATGAACGTGCACACATTCCTGTCACGGGTTGTAATTGATGTAattcttgtgtgttttatttttgccttttcttcTCGGCCACTAATCTATAGTAGCCAGGTCATGCTGAGTCTGCTGTGCTCCTCATTGAATGAGTTGAattattcagtgtgtgtgtgtgtgtgtgtgtgtgtgtgtgtgtgtgtgtgtgtgtgtgtgtaaaaccatTGGTACAGCTGGCCTGCTGGTTCCTTTAATCAGGGGATGGCTGGTCTGCATGAATGCTTGTATTGTTGGGTCATGTGTATtcaggagtgtttgtgtgtgcacgggtgtgcatgtgtgtgtgtatgtgtgtgtgtgtgtgtgtggtggggggtatGGAGGTGATTACAACACTACTACGTGCAGCAAAACTCCAGAGGGTCGCTGGGTCAACAACACTAAATCTAGCACAGAGTTGTTTTTCGGGGTCACACTTCTTTTTGAGaaagaaagagtgtgtgtgtctgtgtctgtgtgtgtgtgtcagatggtGAATGTTTCATTGGTGCATTTTGTGTTGTCTTGCAGGTCGAAATGAGTTAATAGCCAGATACATCAAGCTTCGGACAGGCAAGACACGGACAagaaaacaggtgtgtgtgtgtgtgtgcgtgtgtgtatgtgtgtgtgtgtgtgcgtgcatgtgtgtgtatcaaaGAAATATTCAATGAAAATTACTTTATTGAAATTAATATGTGTGACAAACATTTTTCTGGAGACCAAAATAACATTAGGCAGAATATAGTCTATGATAATAAtaactattattactattataaataatatatagaacatttaaaaataaatatacatgCATCCTTTTTAGCTAAGACtggaaatgaatattttaaaaattgctGTAAAATCTTTCCAATCACAATGATGGCAGAAATGTCTCATTGTTACGATGAGTGTGTTTTTACTCAGTTTGCCAGATCTCGTTAGGCTGGAATCCAAGATGGGATGTAGGACGCATGTTTGGGAAGTTTTACCATTTTATTTGCCAGAGTTGGTACCAGTAGGGACCCAGTAGGACAGGACAGCACTGGAAACATGAGAGGGATCGACGCAGCAGGCACGTGCTGACAGATCCAGATGTTCAGCACCCAGATGTGCTGGCAGCTcttcctgatcctgatcctgatccatcCCATTAATGGATCtagaatttcaaatgaaatagTGAAGTGTAGAACGTTAGAGAGCAGCACTGATTGAGTCACGGCTCCTCTTTCAATCCTGATGATTCCGGGAAGTTACTTCTTGTTCTAACAGTGtcaaattcacacacacacacacacacacacacacacacacacacacacacacaggagacagaTGAAAGATCGTTTAAAATGATGGTTTGACTCTACCTGCACACATTTCACTCTCTTAAAAGATGTACGTAGATGGTTTATTCACTGTTGTCAGgggattagtgtgtgtgtgtgtgtgtgtgtgtgtgtgtgtgtgtgtgtgtagatgagtCTATGTGCACTCTGTAGTCCCTGTCATAACCATGGCAACTCACTGTTTGAtcattcctcctttcttttttaccctgtaatctcctctcctctcctctcctctcctctcctctcctctcctctcctctcctctcctctcctctcttctcttctcttctcttctcttcttctcctctttcaggTGTCCAGTCACATTCAGGTCTTAGCCAGGAGAAAGTCTCGTGAGCTCCAGTCAAAACTAAAGGTGAGGTCCTTTGTGCTCATTCGTTCCATTATTATGAGCATTATTTTATCCCAGtggtgtttcacacacacacacacacacacacacacacacacacacacacacacacgggtgctTAGAGAGGCTTTTACAACACAGCGACTAGGTTCTTATGAAGGCTCATGCTGTTTCTGAGACCCTCATGCTGACGGTGACAGACAAACACTGAATTCATTGAGATTTCCACTGGTTGCCTGTCACGCTGGTTACAGTATCCTAGGTGTCTAATTAggcctcttctccttctccttctccttctcttccacctCCCCTCTTCCCTGCCATTCTGGTATTCATGTACATTCAGTCGTTTGTCCCCCCCCTGCCTTCCAGTCACACTGTCAATCTGTGCCCCCCTCTCCGTCCTCGCCGTCTCTTTTATCCTTGCCCGACTATTTACTGTAAATAACTTGTATTGTGACAAAGCAACGCCTGTTTTCCGGTGAGAGCGATGGATTTGTGTTTGTTGTCGCCAAAAAACAAGCGATCCTTGTGTGAAATACTGCAAAAGCAATTGATACATGATGAATAGGCATGTTTGTGTTCACGTCTGTTTGTCCATTCGGGGCTTGTGTTGAACCCTGGTAGAACAATATGCTAGCACCACATCAGCTGAAGCCGCAGCGTGACGACCACCTAGCGGGAGTGTGCCAATGAGggatatataaaaaaagataattGCTGAGTCATGTTACATCTTTAATGATTGTCCTTTGGGGATGGTCGTTTAGGGAAAAGCAGTAGAAGATAAGCGGCTGGAAACCATAACATATTTTTGTAAATGTCATGTTGTCTTTTTATCAAAATGTTGTGGTTGTTTGTCACTATAATCGTTGCCCCATTATTTGCATTCGGCGCTCTTGTCCAGTAACCATCGTGGGTGAAGCTCAGTGTACTTGGTGGATAAATGCTGCACGTTCTTTTTTTGTGACGCTGCTCATTAAGAATTTAACAGATTGACAACCGCTGTTGAAATTGCAATAAAAGGAACTTAAGCCCCTCCGGCTAGTAAAATATCATCTTTAACTGTTTGATGGATGACATCATGCGTGCCCCCTTTACACTAAAGTGCTATCTTCATACGGTAATCTGGGTCCACACTTAGCAACGGCAAAGAGAAGCCACATTGTTACATTCATGCCTTTGGGTTGCATTTGATTAGTCTAAGAGAAGTTGGTAAAGACAGCGACCTTGTTCACACCCTGGGCAAAGGGAATAACTGCTAAAGTCCTAACAGATTTTCCAACTTCTTATGTACATAATGGATTAGCTCATTATCCGCCAGTGTTCTTCCACTTAAATCCaaacacatgtttatttttttttaaagaaattagTTCAGGTCAAGGATGTTATTAAAGCCATATGGCTGCTGATGCTTAATATGGAAATCCATCAGGCTTCCCATCTTTGTACCCCTGTAATGTTATTACCTCCCCTATGAGGAGAGATTTCCCACCGTGCCAATTAAATTGAGAGAAGCTGCCAATTAGCGTTCCTCCAACTATTGCACAGCTAATTCCAtttcatttgtctgttttcttcttctgagtTATAGAGTGAGTTAAGAATGGACCCCGTGAGTTAGGACTGATCAAATCCCGCCTAACGGTAGCAGTCCATCCATTAGTGCTTGCGTTTGCCTCTGGTCATGGTCGTTTTGGAGCATCTTCCCCACACCTAGACAGTGTTTTATAGCTCCAGTCTGACCCTCCCACTTTGGACAAAGGTTGAATTGTTAAACAGGAGCCTCCCTTTAGCTTTGCATTAGCTAAGATAAGCATCACTAATGACGTTATTTCAAAGCATCTTGTGCACAGCCTGTTCCATCATTATTATGGGTGGGTCCATTTTCTTGAGTGCAGTGTTTTTGTACCCTCTAAACCTCTGCCGTCTACATGCATGTCCCCTGTTGCCGTGCAGGACCAGAACGCCAAGGATAAAGCGTTGCACAGCATCTCCTCCATGTCCTCAGCTCAGATTGTCTCCGCCACCGCGATCCACAGCAAGCTCCTGCCTGGAATAGTTCACGCCTCATTCCCCGGTAACGCACAGGTAAGACTTATTTTTCCTGTAAATACTCAAACCTGCAGGAAAGGCCAGGATGACTAATCTTTTATTTCCATCTCTCTATTTCGCTGTAGTTGTGGCAGGGTATGATCCCTGGAGGACAATCCAGCTCCACGGCAGAAGAGTGAGTCATCTTACCCATTCACATCAAACTTACATGACCATATTCACACATCTTATGGCCATATTCACACATGTTATGGCTAAATgtaaaggaagcagcagctacTTTAAATCTCCTAACAACGTAATATTAACGTAttctttctctgctgtttttataCCCAATGAATACCCAAGTCTCTTAAGATGATAGAAGATTAAATTCAGAAAATAGAGTCACCTGCACACTCACATCTGTGACCAGAAGCATACTTCTATGGTTTATACCCTCATTATACAGTGTTAAAGTCACTGAAGTCtaaataaataacacacacacgcacacacacacacacacacacatacacacttataTATAGGCAGCTATAACTGGAGCATAAGTGTAAGCATCAGTAACTACCCACAACCGAGATATACACTATCACACGTGTGGTCGCATCAAGCCGGTGTTTTGCTATCGgcatcttttgtttcttctcacGTCGTTTAAGGCTTAAATGCTCGTTATGCCATCGCCAGCACCGGTTATTTGAGCATTTGTTGATGGGAATAATGGTAGCGGATGAGATTGGTAGGACTTCCAGGGAAGTTAAAGACTCTCTTGACATCTGCGCTCATACGGTTGCTCACCCGAGATGGAACAGAATTCATTTCCGTATAATTTAGGTCCATTGTGACTGCGTCTTGTATTCCTctaacctctttttttttgtatcttcGTCTGCGTCTCTGACTCAGTATCAAGCCGTTCTCTCAGCAAGCCTTCTCCATGCAGACAGCAGGGACCACCACAATCTCAGGTGAGAGCGACCAAGGTGTCATTATCTCCTTTCTGTCATGTGAACAGTCAGTCCTGTCCCCCGCCACTTGCTCTCCGCGGGGTGGTTTTTAACTTTGTTTCGGCTCTCGGGTTCACAGCGAACCCTAACATTATCAGGTCAAAGAGaaaagtgtgaagaaaaatgtgtcatggttttctctgtttttaatggCTTCCTGTTATTATGGGATGATGTGGTAAAGAGGACAATAGTGAAATCAAAAAGATgtcatttttggggggtggaATCATGGAGACGAGGATAAAAGAAAGAACTTACACAAAGTAATGGTGACCAGAATGTCCAGCCCCAAAAGATGATAAAGATGGAATAAAAATATCAGACAGGCCCTCAGTCCAAATCACTTTTATATTGACTCAAGTATGGATAACGTGATGTTGTAAAGTTATTGTAAAGTTTTACAAGATGTCCTTGACAGATTTTCTGGAACACATTATACTTAACTTGCAAGTCGGCAAGGGAGCAAGAGACATGTCCCGCCTCGCTGGTCCTTGGTCAGCGGAAAAAGTGCCCTCAAATGTGCCTGCAGAAAATAATTAATTGACCATATTTAATATTTAGCCATGTATCTTTTTAGACAGCTACTTTAGGCACATCAGTACCTGCGTTCAGCGCGTCTGATGATAGTAGAGGTCTGACTGACAGCAGtgaaatgaaatgtgtgtgcgtttgtgtgtgtttgtgtgtgtgtttgtgtgggggtcTAGGCTATGAACCTCCCACTGCagcccaaacacacagagagccagCATGGCAGGACCGCTCCATTGGCACCACCAAACTAAGACTGGTGGAGTTCTCATCTTTcctggagacacagagggaCCAAGAGGCAGtaagtaacacacacacacacacacacacaaacaggcactcACAAacacgcactctctctctctcttctctctctctgcggTCCCAAAGACAGAGATGACAGATTGACAGATGGTAATGTTAAGAGCCAATTGTATGTGTCTTTTATGAAAACACTGGCAGGGCTCGCTCGCTCATCATtcttctacctctctctctctttcctctctctctcatcattcTTCTACCTCTCTCTCATCATTTTTCtacctctctctttcccctctctctcatctttcttctacctctctctctttcctctctctctcatcattcttctacctctctctcatcattcttctacctctctctttcctctctctcatcatgcttctacctctctctcatcattcttctacttctctctctctctcatcattcttctacctctctctttcctctctctcatcaTTCTTCTACCACTCTCTCATTCCTCTCTCTCACATCATTCTTctaccgctctctctctctcatcattcttctacctctctctctcatcattcttctacctctctctctcatcattcttctacctctctctctttcctctctctctcatcattcttctacctctctcatcattcttctaccgctctctctttcctctctctctctcatcattcttctacctctctctctcatcattcttctacctctctctctcatcattcttctaccgctctctctctcatcattcTTCTACCTCTCTTTCTCATCATtcttctacctctctctctcatcattcttctaccgctctctctttcctctctctctctctctctctcatatcattcttctacctctctctctctctcatcattcTTCTACCTGCTGGGAGCTTCTCGGGGCGGCGGGGGAGAGACAagttgccagctcatcacagggccaaCATAGAAGGACAAACAACCCCTCACACCTAAGGACAATTTAAATTGCCCTCTCATCcaaatgtgtgtctttgtttATTTAGATTATATTTAAGAAACTAGAGGATTGCTTCTACTGAAGCTGCTTtgacacatgccccccccccccacatgttGCTAATGTGCTTCAACCTTAATTTTTCATCTATCGTATATATCAAACGAATAGTTTGCACTAAATTTACCATCAGCTTTAAAGCAACATGCTGGGAAACATGCTAAACTCGTGGATGAGAACAGATTTAATAGAAGATTCGACGTTGACCCGGGCTTTTTTCCTCGTGTCGCCCTGCAGTACAACAAGCACCTGTTTGTGCACATCAGCCAGAGCAGCCTCAGCTACAGCGACCCCCTGCTGGAGTGCGTCGATATCAGACAGATCTACGACAAGTTTCCCGAAAAGAAGGGCGGCCTCAAGGAGCTGTTCAGCAAGGGCCCTCAGAATGCTTTCTACCTGATAAAGTTCTGGGTGGGTACATGGCCacgcttcctctctgcaccatcACTTTGCAGTAATTACAGTTTATGTTTCATCTTCTTGAACGCGTCTTCTCTCTCGGGGATCCATATGGGCGTAGGCAGGATCCTAGGGTACCTCAAGGGTACCTCTGCAGTGCGCTGAGATGCTCTGGCGCCTCCAACCTACTACCAGAACTCTCCCATTTTTGTCCACACCGGGACTCGAACCGgcaaccctccgcttctcagcctaCTAGTTCATATAAATTATATTAGGCCGTGATGGAGGCTGGCGAGCCTTGAACGCTTCAACCCGACGGCTCGTTGTAAGACTTCGGCACCTCGAGTGCGTGCTCTTTTTACTTCTGGCACAAAGCTTCAGCATGTTGCCGAATAATTTGTGCTTAATTGAACAAAAACGATGCGATTAAAATATTACTCATACGACAtaacttatatacagtataagtAGACTGtatattttattaataatattagTGTTACTATAGACACATAGAGTTCAGCATATTTTATGCAGATGGTTTTCGACCTTGTCTTTGTCTCaggtctttgtgtgtgtgtgtgtgtgtgtgtgtgtgtgtgtgtgtgtgtgtgtgtgtgtgtgtgtgtgtgcgcgttatATCGTTCCACCTGGTGTGGAGGTGGTGAATGCATGAAAGCTCAGTCACTTTGTTTGAACACCTGCTCGTCTCCAGACTCGCGGGCTGTTGTCACGCTGCCGCTTTCTTCACCCTCAACAAACCcccccaacagcagcagacacacTCGCTCTTCCCATGTGGGCAGTTTGTTTGAAAATCCCTGGTAACtggcaaagggaaaaaaaatctttttggtGATGTCTTTTCGAACACATCTGGCTCTCGTGCGTGTGCGGCGGCTGCATTCACAAATGCTTGAAATACTGGAGGTTTGAGGCCTGGTTGATATTCGATTGGGGGCTGTGGGTGTCCCAACAGTTCACACCCAGAGTGCCGAATGCCCCCCACAGGCtttgacttttctttcttcGCTTTGGGCAGGCGGATCTAAATTACAACACGCCAGAGGACCCGGCGGCGTTCTACGGCGTCACCAGCCAGTACGAGAGCTCTGAGAACATGaccatcacctgctccaccaaGGTGTGCTCCTTCGGCAAGCAGGTGGTGGAGAAAGTGGAGGTGAGTGTGGGTTTACAGGCAGGAGAATCACCATTCCTCCCAGTTCCTCCCAGTTCTTCTCACAGCCAGGTATTCCACAACTTCCCGAGGAGCCACATCAAGTCTAAAAATGCATTGTTAGAAAGCAGATTCTGAACGTTTTAGCCAGCGAGcctccacaaacacaacagatgtAAACGCTTGCATGACCTCTTCGCGTCGAATCGGCCGGTTCCGGGCGGACCGGGTCTCGGGCAGCACTGACCTGGGCGtttctctggctctctctcagACGGAGTACGCCAGGTTCGAAAACGGCCGCTTCGTCTACAGAATCAGCCGCTCTCCCATGTGTGAATACATGATCAACTTCATCCACAAGCTCAAGCATCTGCCAGAGAAGTACATGATGAACAGCGTGCTGGAGAACTTCACCATTCTGCTggtgaggaccccccccccacttcccctgGTGGTCATGACCAGATCCCTTTAACAGCCTTGCTTTATCCGCCTGTGTCCAGGTCGTGAGCAACAGAGAAACTCAGGAGACCCTGCTGTGCATGGCGTGCGTGTTCGAGGTGTCCAACAACGAGCACGGCGCGCAGCACCACATCTACCGGCTGGTGAAGGAATaacgcgcacgtgcgcgtcaCAGACTTCACTCCAACGGTCTGAAAGCGACTTTCTGCCCAACGCGAGAAGGAAAATGGCCGCGTTTCCTCTGTAATAATTGGATGTTTTTAATTCATGTCGGATCAGAACCGGTGTCCGACGGACTCCTGTCAAGCGACTCGGCACAGAAATATTAACTGGAATATCAGATGCTCATTAGCTGCCTTAAGCACGGCGGCAGCGCAGCCATGCGAGCACATCCCAATCGCCCCCGGCGCCATCGTCGTGCCTCTGATGTCACCAGGAGATGTCAGCACTCCCCGTAATTGGTTTCTCCCCCTTCCTTCAACTAATATATTTGTATCCCGCAACTCCCAGGATGGAAATCAAGGAGTCAAAAGGGCAcccagggggtggggggggggggagtccagCCCCGCCAGAGACGCATCTTCACGACCCCCCCGTGTGCAACTGCCAAGATGCTGATGGACACCGAAGGTCAGACCCTGTGTGTGGCCAATAACCGGAGAGGGAACAGAGGCCGTTTGTGTTCTACAAAGAGATGTTTTTGTATCCTGCAAATTGTGTGATCTGCATTCTTGCACACAAGACGTGTTTTTGTCCCAAAGAGAAAAAGTAAATTTTTACCCTTttgtatatttaattttaaaaaaagaagaaaaaaaagagactagATTCTAaattttgtgggggggggggggggtagtttcTTCATTGTAGCATTGACTATATTTTGATTCCGACGCGATCTAAGACCATGAGGACACAGCTGACGGTGGCTGCACTCGTCCTCCCGATTCAACGACAACCTTGTTCGCTACCGACTCCGACAGGTGGGGGTCAGATTGTTGGGATGCACTGTGAAACCTGCAGAGCTGACACCGTTGGCGGCGTCCTTAGAGCAGAGATTCACCTGGCAACGGCGAGTCTGGCGGCTCCGGCCGAGCCTTCCCTTTAAACCCGGCACCAATCACTGGAACTGCAGTTGGTTTCTCCCAACCAGATCGCAGCATGCTAGAAAGGAAGTCAGCAATCGTGCGTTCGCAATGCGCCGGCGCCTTTTTTGGTTTGTTCGTCTGCGTGGCGCTTGGCTAGCATGAAGTGCCTTCGGCTGGAAACGACAGTCGGATGTTTCCAGTCCCGACAGTTCGGcattttgcattatttatttatcccaGGCTGTGTAGTCCAGTGTGGTATCGTTAATCATCCAAACTCAGTGTTTCATGGCCCTTTAAAAAGACGATGAAGACTGAACCATCCTCAAGAATTCCAATTTATTCTAATATCTGCTGGAGGAGACTTTTTCTGGAAGCATTTATGTGTATTTTCATACTTTTACATGTATGTAACGTGCTGCACATCATAGCTGGTGTTAACTGTCGCTGTGTGTGAAAA
The nucleotide sequence above comes from Takifugu rubripes chromosome 9, fTakRub1.2, whole genome shotgun sequence. Encoded proteins:
- the LOC101069209 gene encoding transcriptional enhancer factor TEF-1-like, translated to MERNSWSGSESAGEDMDRLSDSGGDKNMDGDPEGVWSPDIEQSFQEALAIYPPCGRRKIILSDEGKMYGRNELIARYIKLRTGKTRTRKQVSSHIQVLARRKSRELQSKLKDQNAKDKALHSISSMSSAQIVSATAIHSKLLPGIVHASFPGNAQLWQGMIPGGQSSSTAEDIKPFSQQAFSMQTAGTTTISGYEPPTAAQTHREPAWQDRSIGTTKLRLVEFSSFLETQRDQEAYNKHLFVHISQSSLSYSDPLLECVDIRQIYDKFPEKKGGLKELFSKGPQNAFYLIKFWADLNYNTPEDPAAFYGVTSQYESSENMTITCSTKVCSFGKQVVEKVETEYARFENGRFVYRISRSPMCEYMINFIHKLKHLPEKYMMNSVLENFTILLVVSNRETQETLLCMACVFEVSNNEHGAQHHIYRLVKE